Proteins encoded by one window of Crassostrea angulata isolate pt1a10 chromosome 9, ASM2561291v2, whole genome shotgun sequence:
- the LOC128162618 gene encoding coiled-coil domain-containing protein 34-like isoform X1 encodes MNTRPRPVTATVTKPKWMEPHVIPRRSRSLESNGSTASLTSVLDHDSYESPDLSEDEWEREELRRNVENEEKTIQQDRRTARNRGSYKVRASSAKSQDRVKVQRKNRITAPQKDRLADYDTTSGHSENMDTGLSPWEQWLIQKTKEERVKKQQMKKHKVEVREQKEQKAKERQQKEEKAEEKRSEWLKQKNYEELLRKKLEKQRIQTETEIKAQQNMITKMKAERKFEEWKEKKEMMEREKKEQELQKKRDIELAEKCKKIKAQQKYEEWLRSAKDRPKSSQSFGYSGGKLTEVHVQHSTWSEFILYVYICVANINSVYSCVYEWFYIHIKLTRKKFKNMILNFLEIIFIKVYKGTHD; translated from the exons ATGAACACTAGACCACGCCCAGTCACTGCAACAGTCACCAAACCAAAATGGATGGAGCCTCACGTGATTCCCCGGAGGTCAAGGTCACTCGAGTCCAATGGATCCACAGCTTCCTTGACCTCTGTCCTTGATCACGACAGTTACGAGAGTCCTGACCTCAGTGAGGACGAGTGGGAGAGGGAGGAACTGAGGAGGAATGTGGAAAACGAGGAAAAAACCATACAGCAGGATCGCAGAACCGCTCGAAACAGGGGCTCGTACAAAGTGAGGGCATCGTCAGCAAAGAGTCAGGATAGGGTCAAAGTTCAGCGCAAAAATCGCATCACTGCACCCCAGAAAGACAG GTTAGCTGATTATGACACAACATCAGGACACAGTGAAAACATGGACACTGGCTTGTCACCATGGGAACAATGGCTGATACAGAAAACGAAGGAAGAGCGAGTGAAAAAACAGCAAATGAAGAAGCATAAAGTAGAAGTCCGAGAGCAAAAAGAACAGAAAGCGAAGGAAAGACAGCAGAAAGAAGAAAAGGCGGAGGAGAAACGCTCTGAGTGGCTGAAACAGAAGAACTATGAGGAATTGTTACGAAAGAAACTGGAAAAGCAGCGGATACAGACAGAAACTGAAATAAAGGCTCAGCAAAACATG ATAACTAAAATGAAAGCAGAGAGAAAATTTGAAGAATGGAAAGAGAAGAAAGAAATGATGGAAAGAGAAAAGAAAGAACAAGAACTTCAGAAGAAGAGAGATATTGAGTTAGCAGAAAAATGTAAGAAAATCAAGGCGCAACAGAAATATGAGGAATGGCTGAGGAGTGCAAAAGACCGACCCAAGTCATCGCAAAGCTTCGGTTACTCAGGTGGAAAATTAACAG aagtacatgtacaacattcAACATGGAGTGAGTTCAttttatatgtgtatatatgcgTAGCTAATATAAACAGTGTATATTCTTGTGTGTATGAATGGTtctatatacatataaagttgactagaaaaaaattcaaaaatatgatattaaattttttagaaattatattCATCAAAGTTTACAAGGGTACTCACGACTAA
- the LOC128162618 gene encoding coiled-coil domain-containing protein 34-like isoform X4 gives MNTRPRPVTATVTKPKWMEPHVIPRRSRSLESNGSTASLTSVLDHDSYESPDLSEDEWEREELRRNVENEEKTIQQDRRTARNRGSYKVRASSAKSQDRVKVQRKNRITAPQKDRLADYDTTSGHSENMDTGLSPWEQWLIQKTKEERVKKQQMKKHKVEVREQKEQKAKERQQKEEKAEEKRSEWLKQKNYEELLRKKLEKQRIQTETEIKAQQNMITKMKAERKFEEWKEKKEMMEREKKEQELQKKRDIELAEKCKKIKAQQKYEEWLRSAKDRPKSSQSFGYSGGKLTGGFRIHILVYFRNMRHGRGWGKFFKQRGQDLLL, from the exons ATGAACACTAGACCACGCCCAGTCACTGCAACAGTCACCAAACCAAAATGGATGGAGCCTCACGTGATTCCCCGGAGGTCAAGGTCACTCGAGTCCAATGGATCCACAGCTTCCTTGACCTCTGTCCTTGATCACGACAGTTACGAGAGTCCTGACCTCAGTGAGGACGAGTGGGAGAGGGAGGAACTGAGGAGGAATGTGGAAAACGAGGAAAAAACCATACAGCAGGATCGCAGAACCGCTCGAAACAGGGGCTCGTACAAAGTGAGGGCATCGTCAGCAAAGAGTCAGGATAGGGTCAAAGTTCAGCGCAAAAATCGCATCACTGCACCCCAGAAAGACAG GTTAGCTGATTATGACACAACATCAGGACACAGTGAAAACATGGACACTGGCTTGTCACCATGGGAACAATGGCTGATACAGAAAACGAAGGAAGAGCGAGTGAAAAAACAGCAAATGAAGAAGCATAAAGTAGAAGTCCGAGAGCAAAAAGAACAGAAAGCGAAGGAAAGACAGCAGAAAGAAGAAAAGGCGGAGGAGAAACGCTCTGAGTGGCTGAAACAGAAGAACTATGAGGAATTGTTACGAAAGAAACTGGAAAAGCAGCGGATACAGACAGAAACTGAAATAAAGGCTCAGCAAAACATG ATAACTAAAATGAAAGCAGAGAGAAAATTTGAAGAATGGAAAGAGAAGAAAGAAATGATGGAAAGAGAAAAGAAAGAACAAGAACTTCAGAAGAAGAGAGATATTGAGTTAGCAGAAAAATGTAAGAAAATCAAGGCGCAACAGAAATATGAGGAATGGCTGAGGAGTGCAAAAGACCGACCCAAGTCATCGCAAAGCTTCGGTTACTCAGGTGGAAAATTAACAGGTGGGTTCAGAATACATATTTTAGTATACTTTAGAAACATGAGGCATGGGAGGGGGTGGGGGAAATTTTTTAAGCAAAGGGGTCAAGATCTCCTTTTGTAA